The following coding sequences are from one Treponema bryantii window:
- a CDS encoding FIST signal transduction protein, which produces MDRCVVALTSSSVNEEAYSEIQTQLDAHEVTPQLIIFFSEIDMLWFFSQKLKVRYPDAVVIGSSTYVNYTSEGYSHCGASVMVINSGVEVSAGLLFDIDRHPNMYKAHIKAAMDKLSSLENTCCLEFMTAFGKGEELVLDTFEEVLSETGITVAGGSAGTMPDRSETYVALNGDIFKQTCAFVFIHNLNGKIGFYRENIFKPTSYRFSATYADCEERTVMEYNNEPAAEIISRALNVSVEQLSQELSSHPMGRIVDGSINITEADKVFPDGSISYFSTIYNHTKLLLLETDNIRRVWNETVQRVKNDFEKPSFTISINCLSRSKLFEKESSFGEFVNVLRNYGKYIGVSGYGEQLNFIHLNQTMILIVFE; this is translated from the coding sequence GTGGATAGATGTGTTGTTGCCCTTACATCAAGTTCTGTAAACGAAGAAGCTTATTCAGAAATCCAGACTCAGTTAGATGCCCATGAAGTAACTCCCCAATTGATTATTTTCTTTAGTGAAATAGACATGCTCTGGTTCTTTTCGCAGAAACTGAAAGTGCGTTATCCGGACGCTGTTGTTATTGGTTCATCTACATATGTAAATTATACGTCTGAGGGCTACAGCCATTGCGGTGCATCTGTAATGGTTATCAATTCTGGTGTTGAAGTTTCTGCCGGCCTGCTTTTTGATATTGACCGTCATCCTAATATGTACAAGGCTCATATCAAAGCTGCAATGGATAAACTCTCTTCTTTAGAAAATACCTGCTGCCTTGAATTTATGACTGCCTTTGGAAAAGGTGAGGAACTGGTCTTAGATACTTTTGAAGAAGTTCTTTCTGAAACTGGAATTACAGTGGCTGGTGGTTCTGCCGGAACAATGCCGGATCGTAGTGAGACTTATGTAGCCTTAAATGGTGATATATTCAAACAGACCTGTGCTTTTGTTTTTATTCATAATCTGAATGGAAAAATAGGTTTTTACCGTGAAAATATTTTCAAACCAACTTCATATCGTTTTTCTGCAACTTATGCCGATTGTGAAGAACGAACTGTAATGGAGTATAATAATGAACCGGCTGCAGAAATTATTTCCCGAGCCCTTAATGTTTCTGTAGAACAGCTTAGCCAGGAATTATCTTCTCATCCTATGGGACGTATTGTTGATGGTTCCATCAATATTACTGAAGCAGATAAAGTTTTTCCAGACGGTTCAATTTCATATTTTTCAACAATTTATAATCATACAAAACTGCTGCTGCTTGAAACAGATAATATCAGGCGTGTCTGGAATGAAACTGTTCAGCGTGTAAAAAATGATTTTGAAAAGCCGTCATTTACAATTTCAATTAACTGTCTTTCACGTTCAAAACTTTTTGAAAAGGAATCTTCTTTTGGAGAGTTTGTGAATGTACTCCGTAATTACGGAAAATATATAGGTGTTTCAGGGTATGGGGAACAGCTCAATTTTATACATCTGAATCAGACAATGATTCTTATTGTGTTCGAATGA